In Candidatus Binatota bacterium, the sequence GCATGGGATCCCTCGAAGTGATGCGCGAAGGTGCAAGTCGAGATCGCTACGGGCTGCAGGAACAGGACCGCCTGAAACTCGTGCCCGAGGGTATCGAGGGCCGGGTGCCCTACAAGGGCGACGTAATGGCGACCATCGACCAGTTGTCCGGTGGCCTTCGTGCCGGGATGGGTTACCTTGGCGCCGGCGACATCTCCGAGTTGCGCGCGAACGCCCGTTTCATGAGGGTATCCCCGGCCGGACTCGCCGAAAGCCACGTGCATGACGTCACCATGACCCGCGAACCCCCCAACTACAGGCGAGAGTAAACAAGCAACGTGATCGCCATACTGGATTTCGGCAGCCAGTACACCCAGCTCATTGCCCGCAGGGTGAGGGAAGCGGGAGTGTACTGCGAAATACTCCCATACAACGTCGAACTTGAACGACTTACCGCCCACGAACCGGCGGCGCTCATCCTTTCCGGCGGCCCGGCGAGCATATATGAAGAGGGCGCGCCCCATCCGCAGCCAGGCGTACTCGACCTCGACCTGCCCATGCTCGGTATCTGTTACGGCATGGGCGTTCTGGTGACGGCAGAAGGCGGAAAAGTAGCGAGCTCCGGCCACAGGGAATACGGCCCGGCACCCCTTACAGTGACGGCGAACGAGGGCTTGTTTTCCGGTTTTAACGGCGCCAAGCCCCGCGTATGGATGAGCCACGGGGACAGACTGGAGAGCCTCCCACCTGGCTGGAGCGCGGTCGCGACGAGCAAAAACTCGCCACTGGCGGCTGCCCAGAGAGACGATGGCCGCCGCCACGTCGTGCAGTTTCACCCCGAGGTAGTGCACACGG encodes:
- the guaA gene encoding glutamine-hydrolyzing GMP synthase, whose translation is MIAILDFGSQYTQLIARRVREAGVYCEILPYNVELERLTAHEPAALILSGGPASIYEEGAPHPQPGVLDLDLPMLGICYGMGVLVTAEGGKVASSGHREYGPAPLTVTANEGLFSGFNGAKPRVWMSHGDRLESLPPGWSAVATSKNSPLAAAQRDDGRRHVVQFHPEVVHTERGSDVLSNFMFKVSGLKNDWSMESFVDATSRRIKEQVGDGHVICGLSGGVDSTVTAALLERAVPGQLTCVFVNNGLLRKDEADEVKGRLGDYFGADFVYVDASDRFLDALAG